CTTATCAGAGAAATTGGCGAACAGGGCATTTCTGAATTCAGTGATTACAGAGAAGTAAATGGTGTTAAATTCCCATATGCCATTTCACAGCAAATGGGCCCACAAACTGTAAAACTTGGTGTACTCTCCATTAAGGTTAATTCAAAGCTGAAAGATGACATCTTTACCTTGAAATAATCTCAGGCTATTTTGATAAAAAGAGGATTAGGGAACTAATCCTCTTTTTTTGTCTAATTACGAATTATCTTTCCGATTTTTAAGTAAATACGATTTTAGTATCTTTGCATATCAGAAATCAACCTAATACTTAAAACATTAATTTACACGTACTTATGAAATTCAGTTTAAAGAATTTTTTACCAGCTCTCCTACTCGTTGCCGGTTCAATGATTTTAGGTGTATCCTGTAATCAGAAGCCGTCAGTTGAAACCGCTGACAGCACACTCGTTCAGGTTAAACATCCTGAATGGAGTAAAAATCTGAACATTTACGAAATCAATGTCAGACAATTCACGCCGGAAGGAACATTTGCAGCACTGGAAGCCCATCTTCCACGCCTGAAAGAACTTGGCACTGATATTCTGTGGATCATGCCTATCAATCCAATCGGAGAGTTAAACCGAAAAGGAAATCTGGGAAGCTATTATTCCGTAAAAGATTACAAAGCAGTTAATCCCGACTTTGGAACAGCTCAGGACTTCAAACACTTTGTTGAAAAAGCCCATGAACTGGGACTATATGTGATTGTTGACTGGGTGGCCAATCACTCGGCATGGGACAACGCACTGGTTACCGAGCATCCTGACTGGTATGAAAAAGACTCGACGGGAAAAATGATGTCGCCCTATGACTGGACTGATGTGGTTGAATTTAATTATGCGAATGCTGACATGAGCAACTATATGCTTGATGCTATGAAATATTGGGTTTCAGATTTTAACATCGATGGATATCGCTGTGATGTAGCCGGATTAGTTCCTGACACATTCTGGGTAAAGGCCCGTACTGAACTCGATAAAATAAAACCGGTGTTTATGCTGGCTGAAGACGAAAGCCCGCGGCATCATGCAGCTTTTGACATGACTTACAGTTGGGAGTTTCACCATATCATGAATAAAATTTTCAAAGGAGAAAACACCACCAATGACATTGAAAAATATTTGCTAAAAAACGACTCCCTCTATCCAACCGATGCTTATCGCATGAACTTCATCACCAATCATGACGAAAACTCATGGAATGGAACTGAATTTGAACGCCTCGGCGATGGTGTTGAAGCATTTTATGTGCTCACGGTATCAATACCGGGAATGCCACTGGTATACACCGGACAGGAATCAGCCATGAACAAAAGGCTTCTGTTTTTCGAAAAAGATGCTGTTGAATGGGGCAATTACCCAATGGCTGACTTTTACAAAAAAATACTGAATTTAAAGAAAACAAACCCTGCCTTGTTCAATGGAAACTATGGCGGCTCCTGGGAAAGAATAAATACAGGAGACAATGAAAAGGTTTTTGCACTTATCCGCAGCAAAGATGAACATAAAGTAATTTCGGTAGTAAACCTTGGCCCTGAGCCCGCAACCGTAAAATTAAACAATGATGCGATCAAAGGCAGCTATACTGAATTATTCTCAGGCGAAAATGCGGCACTTGAATCTGAAAATTCAATTGAACTGCCTGCCTGGGGCTACAAAGTGTATTTCAAGTAAAATAAAGTGATATAAAAGCCTGCTGAACAAATAAATACAGCAGGCTTTTGTTTGCCATCAAACAAAGAAAAATGAGAAAAACAACTCTTATTCTCTCGCTAATCCTATCAATTATGAACATGGCATATACCCAGAGTAGCGAGTCCAAAAGCCTGGGGAAAATCTTTTATCATCAGTTAGACGGGCAGGTGCTCAAGCTGAAAACAGATTATGGCCAGGCTGAAATTACGGTTTACAGTCCTGGAATCTTCCGTTTACGGATGGTTAAAGATCAATTTGCCGATGATTTTTCTTATGCAGTTATTGCTAAACCTGAGAAATGCGATGTACAGCTAAAAGAGGAAAGTGAAAAACTTATACTTTCGACCTCACAGCTAAAACTTGAAATTGATAAAAATCCAGCCCGTTTTACTTTCTTTACTTCCGACGGAAAATTGATCAATGCTGACGACAAATCATTCGGAACATCGTGGATAGGAACTGAAACCAACACATTTAAGCAGCTTCAAAAGGATGAACGCTTTATAGGCTTAGGCGAAAAAACCGGTAACCTTGATCGCAGGGGAAGTGCCTATGAAAACTGGAACACCGACAATCCGCGCTACGGCCCGAACGATGATCCTTTGTATGTAACCATTCCATTTTACATGGGTCTTCACAGCGGCCTCGTTTATGGCATTTTCATGGATAACTCACACCGCAGCAGATTTAACTTTGGTGCAAGCAATAATCGTTTCAGCTCTTTTGGAGCTGATGACGGTGAAATGGACTACTATTTCATGTACGAAACAAACGTAGCCGGTATCATCAAGGATTATACACAACTAACAGGCCGCATGACCATGCCTCCTATGTGGGCTTTAGGATATCAGCAATGCAGGTGGAGCTATTTCCCTGATTCAGAAGTTTTAAATATTGTCCAGAATTTTCGGGAGCGAAAAATTCCGCTTGATGTGATTTATCTCGACATTCATTACATGGATGCTTATAAGATTTTTACATGGCATCCGGTGCGGTTTAGCAATCCACAAAAACTGCTGAGCGATCTTAAATCAATGGGTGTTCACACAACGGTAATTGTTGATCCGGGTATCAAAGTTGAAAAAGGATATGAAGCCTATGAAGATGGCCTGAAAAAGGATATGTTTATCAAATACCCTGACGGAGATGTTTATACGGCACAGGTTTGGCCCGGATGGTGTCATTTCCCCGACTTTTCAAAACCTGCCGCACGTGAATGGTGGGGTAATAAGTTCAGCGGACTGGTAAATAACGGTGTTGAGGGATTCTGGAACGATATGAACGAAATTGCCTCATGGGGAGGTGGCTACACCCCGGGCATGGTGCAGTTTGAATGGGAAGGCAAAGGAACTACTTACAGACAGGCCAAAAATGTTTATGGCATGCTGATGGCCCGCAGCACATTTGAAGGCACCAGAAAACTCATGAACAACCAGCGCCCGCTAATTCTTACCAGGGCAGGCTATGCAGGATTACAACGCTACACTGCACTTTGGACAGGCGACAATCAGGCCACCGAAGAACATATGCTACTGGGCACCAGATTACTAAACAGTTTAGGATTAAGTGGTGTTTCTTTTACAGGAGTTGATGTGGGAGGCTTCAGCAAAGACCCCACACCTTCTCTCTTCGCCAGATGGATAGGCGTTGGTGCTTTTAGCCCGTTTTTCAGAAGCCACACTCACCATGACACGCGCTCGGCTGAACCATGGGCTTTTGGCGAAGTGGTTGAAAACATTTCGAGAAATTACATACAGCTGAGATACAGGCTCTTACCATACATCTATTCTGCTTTTCACGAATCAGTTGAAACGGGAATGCCTGTTGCCAGAAGCCTTGCCATTCATTACACTTTTGATGAAAAGATTTATAACTTCAACTATCAGAACCAGTATTTGTTTGGCCCTTCCATATTGGTAGCTCCAACCGAAAGTACACGCGACCTTGTAAAAGTGTACCTGCCTGAAGGAGAATGGTATAATCTGCATACAGGCATAAAACTTCAGGGGAATAATGAGATGACCACCGAATGCCCTACAGGAATTTTGCCATTGTTTATTAAAGCCGGCTCGGTTATTCCTATGCAGAAAGCCGTGCAGAGCACTTCAGAAGACCCTGGCGAAGTTCTTTTTCTGCATATTTTCAATGGAAGTAACGCATCTGAGTTTGTTTACTATGAAGATGACGGAAAATCATATGAATACGAAAATGGAAAATTCTGCAGCAGAAAAATTGTATTTGATCCTTCGAAACATCAGTTAAGCATCGATGCAAATACAGGGACGTATGCCAGCCGGTTTAAACAAATTCAGCTTGTTTTTCACGGATTTGACAACAATCAGTCGTTCAGAATGAACAAAACGACACTAAAAACAGAACAGGTAAAAGTTGATTTATTCAATGCATTAGAAGCTAATGACCCTCAGTATCTGGAAACAATACATCAAAAGCTTGATGCATTGAGCACCCGGGTAAACCTTTCAGATTCAAAAATGACAATTGAATGGTAAACCTTATAATCTTTTTCAAGTAAACAAAAAATGCCGGCACATACCGGCGTTTTTTGTTTATAAAGAATACATTAAATAACAATCAGGAAGCCAACATTGTCCGGCTGATTAAACATGCCCGTTCCGACTAAGGACAACGCTCCCCCATTTCACAATCATTTCCTGCAAATGCTTGATATTTATTGGCTTGGCCATATAGTCATCCATACCAGCCTCCATGCATTTTTCACGGTCGCCAACCATTGCATTGGCTGTAAGCGCTATAATATAAGGTTGTTTGGCAGCAGGAAAGCTCTCTTTTATTTTCAGTGTAGCCTCAATCCCACTCATTTCCGGCATTTGAATATCCATCAGAATAATATCGAAATGCTTTTCGTAAAGAATATCAACAGCTTCCCGCCCATTCACCACAGCATCAACTTTATAACCCATCAGGTTTAACAGTGAAATAGCAAGTTTTTGGTTCACGAGATTATCCTCGGCAATGAGAATGCTAAGTGGAAACTTTGTACTCAACGTAAAATCAATATCACCTGATTTTGATGATTGTGTTTGTTTTTTCGACGCTTCGGTCATGATATGAAGTACTTCCTGAAATAAATCTTTTTGTCTAACCGGTTTTGACAACTGACCGGCAAACAGTTTTCCACTTGAATAGTTTAAATCGCCAGAAGATGAAAGTAACAATAAAGGAACAGAGCCTTTCTGGCTAATCTCCTTAATTTTCCCGGCCAGTTCAATCCCGTCCATTTCGGGCATCTGTAAATCAAGCACAATCAGGTCAAAAACAGGTTCAGCATGAATAACTTTTAATGCTTCAGCCCCTGATTCAGCCAGTACGGAGCCCATGCCCCATGTATCAAACTGAAGTCTGAGTATCTGACGGTTTGTTTGGTTATCATCCACAATCAATACC
This Lentimicrobiaceae bacterium DNA region includes the following protein-coding sequences:
- a CDS encoding alpha-glucosidase C-terminal domain-containing protein, whose amino-acid sequence is MILGVSCNQKPSVETADSTLVQVKHPEWSKNLNIYEINVRQFTPEGTFAALEAHLPRLKELGTDILWIMPINPIGELNRKGNLGSYYSVKDYKAVNPDFGTAQDFKHFVEKAHELGLYVIVDWVANHSAWDNALVTEHPDWYEKDSTGKMMSPYDWTDVVEFNYANADMSNYMLDAMKYWVSDFNIDGYRCDVAGLVPDTFWVKARTELDKIKPVFMLAEDESPRHHAAFDMTYSWEFHHIMNKIFKGENTTNDIEKYLLKNDSLYPTDAYRMNFITNHDENSWNGTEFERLGDGVEAFYVLTVSIPGMPLVYTGQESAMNKRLLFFEKDAVEWGNYPMADFYKKILNLKKTNPALFNGNYGGSWERINTGDNEKVFALIRSKDEHKVISVVNLGPEPATVKLNNDAIKGSYTELFSGENAALESENSIELPAWGYKVYFK
- a CDS encoding glycoside hydrolase family 31 protein, with protein sequence MRKTTLILSLILSIMNMAYTQSSESKSLGKIFYHQLDGQVLKLKTDYGQAEITVYSPGIFRLRMVKDQFADDFSYAVIAKPEKCDVQLKEESEKLILSTSQLKLEIDKNPARFTFFTSDGKLINADDKSFGTSWIGTETNTFKQLQKDERFIGLGEKTGNLDRRGSAYENWNTDNPRYGPNDDPLYVTIPFYMGLHSGLVYGIFMDNSHRSRFNFGASNNRFSSFGADDGEMDYYFMYETNVAGIIKDYTQLTGRMTMPPMWALGYQQCRWSYFPDSEVLNIVQNFRERKIPLDVIYLDIHYMDAYKIFTWHPVRFSNPQKLLSDLKSMGVHTTVIVDPGIKVEKGYEAYEDGLKKDMFIKYPDGDVYTAQVWPGWCHFPDFSKPAAREWWGNKFSGLVNNGVEGFWNDMNEIASWGGGYTPGMVQFEWEGKGTTYRQAKNVYGMLMARSTFEGTRKLMNNQRPLILTRAGYAGLQRYTALWTGDNQATEEHMLLGTRLLNSLGLSGVSFTGVDVGGFSKDPTPSLFARWIGVGAFSPFFRSHTHHDTRSAEPWAFGEVVENISRNYIQLRYRLLPYIYSAFHESVETGMPVARSLAIHYTFDEKIYNFNYQNQYLFGPSILVAPTESTRDLVKVYLPEGEWYNLHTGIKLQGNNEMTTECPTGILPLFIKAGSVIPMQKAVQSTSEDPGEVLFLHIFNGSNASEFVYYEDDGKSYEYENGKFCSRKIVFDPSKHQLSIDANTGTYASRFKQIQLVFHGFDNNQSFRMNKTTLKTEQVKVDLFNALEANDPQYLETIHQKLDALSTRVNLSDSKMTIEW